In Alkalihalobacillus sp. FSL W8-0930, a single window of DNA contains:
- a CDS encoding acid-soluble spore protein N gives MTKPNQEGRQFRPDHLGTQPRESSSNNGKKMNTKSNQKPDYIPPKG, from the coding sequence ATGACCAAACCAAATCAAGAAGGCAGACAATTTCGCCCAGATCATTTAGGTACTCAGCCCCGTGAGTCAAGTTCAAATAACGGGAAGAAAATGAATACAAAATCAAATCAAAAACCTGACTATATACCTCCAAAAGGCTAG
- a CDS encoding efflux RND transporter permease subunit has translation MINFSIRRPIFTLVGMVLFIIIGIVALTRLPLQLFPEINPPVAAVITSYSDVNPNEIEDTVTIPLEQQLSTTSGLKNMTSNSMEGTSMIILEFDWSTNIEDVELDIINTLRGANLPSDANEPSFVKFDPSMMPLIQMAVTSNQDLVDFQDKVSDLEDELIRIPGVASVGESGSLSEEIQVDLDPESLEEAGLSQGEIVSAIQGSDISLPGGTVKRDDLSLTTRVVKELSNVEELEELVVGVNPTGDELTLTDVAEVRVALEDQEVLTRSNQQEAIQLSIMPESGANTVQISNAVNEQLEELLLDSEYEDLEAAILYDEGDFISASINSVTSAMIYGGLLAMVVLLFFLRNLKTPFIVGIAIPFSVIVTFGFMFFADIGLNIMSLGGLALGIGMLVDNAIVVIENIYRHLSMKKEPRQAAFDGTKEVSGAIIASTLTTVSVFLPIVFISGIVGDLFKELAYTVSFSLIASLLVALTVVPMLASRLLKKPNEETESKRRTSRVMEGLRQSTIWSLKHRFTVLAITFILLVAGIFGLTTVGTELIPDSDQGTFFVDIELEPGTSLERTQETVESIEEILDGYREIDNYVSTAGSGDNQMMGGSNSSYTAEITVSMVDPDDRNQSTAAFLESIEREIERADSNAEIRAYTASAAFGGEANTLQFTLTDSNQERLYEQADELQAELNDERLVRDIELSIEEQVPEILLTIDEEAARTNGLTPSEIAQQVNTATRGEIATVIEEQDQFLEVLVRLAPESTESTEELENLTIRNAEGEFITLNEVASIEEGMSPASIQRLNQEGAVEFTVTYTEASNLSAIRSAVDTIVDDIELDEATTFTYGGEQEILDDSINSMILAIVLAAIFIYLIMAAQFESLKLPFIIMFTVPLVVIGLSIALVVTQTAIGITTFIGLIILLGIVVNNGIVMLDFVNQMKEKGMSTYQALIESVQLRTRPIVMTSATTILGMVPLSLAIGEGSEFQQPMAIAIIGGLISGTLLTLFVIPVVYSLLDKETRRRQNYVTTVEGDYYEVPEPKHLTQSEQETPILPEVKKEEDLTNYVSSNESEDLNQTPNKDKKKSNEASNLSKDEILDALEDLLKNRRKDSDD, from the coding sequence ATGATCAATTTCTCGATCCGAAGGCCTATTTTTACATTAGTAGGAATGGTCCTGTTTATTATCATCGGTATAGTGGCATTAACGAGGTTGCCGCTTCAATTATTTCCGGAAATTAACCCTCCTGTAGCCGCCGTTATTACGAGTTACAGCGATGTGAACCCGAACGAAATAGAAGATACGGTGACAATCCCCCTCGAACAACAGTTATCAACAACCTCAGGTTTAAAAAACATGACCTCTAATTCCATGGAAGGCACTTCCATGATTATTCTAGAGTTTGACTGGTCAACTAATATTGAAGATGTAGAACTTGATATTATTAATACTTTACGGGGTGCGAATCTCCCCTCTGACGCAAATGAACCAAGTTTTGTAAAATTTGATCCATCCATGATGCCCTTAATTCAAATGGCTGTTACATCAAATCAGGATCTGGTTGATTTTCAAGATAAGGTATCTGATCTTGAAGATGAACTTATTCGAATTCCAGGTGTAGCAAGTGTTGGAGAAAGTGGTAGCTTGTCAGAAGAAATACAAGTGGACCTTGATCCCGAATCATTAGAAGAAGCAGGATTGAGTCAAGGTGAGATCGTCTCAGCTATTCAAGGCAGTGATATTTCACTTCCTGGTGGAACGGTGAAACGAGATGATTTGAGTTTAACAACAAGAGTTGTAAAAGAGCTCTCAAACGTCGAAGAATTAGAAGAACTAGTTGTTGGAGTGAACCCTACAGGTGACGAACTGACATTAACGGACGTTGCAGAGGTTAGAGTAGCACTTGAAGATCAAGAAGTGCTTACACGATCCAATCAACAGGAAGCGATTCAACTAAGTATCATGCCAGAATCTGGAGCAAACACCGTACAGATTTCAAATGCTGTGAATGAGCAGCTAGAAGAATTGTTACTTGACTCAGAATATGAGGATCTTGAAGCAGCAATTCTCTATGATGAAGGAGATTTTATATCTGCCTCTATTAATAGTGTGACGAGTGCTATGATCTATGGTGGATTATTGGCTATGGTTGTTTTGTTATTCTTCTTGCGCAACCTTAAAACTCCTTTTATTGTAGGAATCGCCATACCTTTTTCGGTTATCGTTACGTTTGGATTCATGTTTTTCGCTGATATCGGACTTAACATTATGAGCTTAGGCGGTCTTGCGCTTGGGATCGGGATGTTAGTCGATAATGCGATCGTTGTTATTGAAAACATTTACCGTCATCTTTCTATGAAAAAGGAACCAAGGCAAGCAGCGTTCGACGGTACAAAAGAAGTAAGTGGAGCAATTATCGCCTCTACGCTAACAACTGTTTCTGTTTTCTTACCGATTGTGTTTATCAGTGGAATTGTAGGTGATTTATTCAAAGAGCTAGCGTACACGGTTTCGTTTAGTTTAATAGCCTCTCTTCTTGTCGCATTAACGGTTGTACCGATGCTTGCAAGCCGATTACTTAAGAAACCAAATGAAGAAACAGAGTCTAAGCGCCGAACATCTAGAGTGATGGAAGGGTTGAGACAGTCAACGATTTGGTCGCTAAAACATCGATTCACAGTGCTTGCTATCACGTTTATTCTTTTAGTTGCAGGAATATTTGGTTTAACCACGGTTGGAACGGAGCTTATCCCTGATAGTGACCAAGGTACGTTTTTTGTAGATATTGAGTTAGAACCTGGTACGAGTTTAGAACGAACGCAAGAAACGGTTGAATCAATAGAAGAGATTTTAGATGGGTATCGAGAGATTGATAATTATGTAAGTACTGCCGGGTCTGGTGACAATCAGATGATGGGCGGAAGTAATTCAAGCTATACGGCTGAGATTACGGTATCTATGGTCGATCCAGATGATCGAAATCAAAGCACGGCTGCCTTTTTAGAGTCTATAGAACGTGAAATAGAGCGTGCGGATTCCAATGCTGAAATTAGAGCATATACAGCTTCTGCTGCATTTGGAGGAGAAGCAAACACGCTACAGTTTACGTTAACCGATTCAAATCAAGAAAGACTTTATGAACAGGCTGATGAATTACAAGCTGAATTAAATGATGAACGATTGGTTCGTGATATTGAACTAAGTATTGAAGAACAAGTACCTGAAATTCTTCTTACGATTGATGAAGAAGCAGCTCGTACAAATGGATTAACGCCATCTGAAATCGCACAGCAGGTAAACACAGCAACAAGAGGAGAAATAGCCACAGTTATTGAAGAGCAAGATCAATTCCTTGAAGTCCTGGTTCGCCTAGCACCTGAATCAACAGAAAGCACAGAGGAACTCGAAAATCTTACCATTCGTAATGCTGAAGGTGAATTCATTACTCTAAATGAAGTGGCTTCTATTGAAGAGGGTATGAGTCCTGCATCTATACAACGATTAAATCAAGAAGGTGCAGTTGAATTTACTGTCACATATACAGAAGCAAGTAATCTTAGCGCCATCCGCTCTGCAGTGGATACGATCGTAGATGACATTGAACTTGATGAAGCAACAACATTTACGTATGGCGGGGAACAGGAAATACTGGATGATTCAATCAATAGTATGATTTTAGCGATTGTCCTAGCTGCCATCTTTATCTATTTAATTATGGCTGCACAGTTTGAATCATTAAAGCTTCCATTTATCATTATGTTTACAGTGCCGCTTGTTGTCATTGGGTTATCCATTGCCCTAGTGGTCACTCAAACGGCAATCGGGATCACAACGTTTATCGGATTGATTATTTTGCTTGGTATTGTTGTAAACAACGGTATTGTCATGCTTGACTTTGTAAACCAAATGAAGGAAAAGGGAATGTCTACGTACCAGGCTTTAATTGAATCTGTTCAGCTTCGTACGAGGCCAATTGTTATGACATCTGCCACGACGATCCTTGGAATGGTTCCTTTATCTCTTGCGATTGGTGAAGGGTCCGAATTCCAACAACCAATGGCGATTGCGATTATTGGAGGATTAATTAGTGGAACGTTGTTAACGCTATTTGTCATCCCAGTTGTCTATAGCTTGCTTGATAAAGAAACAAGACGCAGGCAGAATTATGTAACAACGGTTGAGGGTGACTATTATGAAGTACCTGAGCCTAAGCACTTAACTCAGAGTGAACAAGAGACGCCTATATTACCGGAAGTAAAAAAGGAAGAGGATTTAACTAACTACGTATCTTCTAACGAGTCTGAGGATCTGAATCAGACACCAAATAAAGATAAGAAAAAATCAAACGAAGCATCTAATCTCTCAAAAGATGAAATTTTAGATGCACTTGAAGATCTTCTTAAAAATAGACGAAAAGACTCTGATGATTAA